A portion of the Mustela erminea isolate mMusErm1 chromosome 19, mMusErm1.Pri, whole genome shotgun sequence genome contains these proteins:
- the LOC116578798 gene encoding galactoside 2-alpha-L-fucosyltransferase 2-like isoform X1: MPRPRNGYLLSCYYVPWMPGREQGTSRQKPWAHGTRVLTEPRQAINNELRAAAGAMLSLGQHGDPQRDGLPSSQALSGPRMNQILPPGNGPHPATPPRTVWDMRDVTPGGPETRQPRARWPRRLKTAILGFRATCPSVSTIYFLFILLVVSTIFHCHHRLALVPAPWASGRVVLLPGPLPPGGMFTITAKGRLGNQMGEYATLYALAKMNGRPAFIPAEMHSTLAPIFRISLPVLHGSTAGRIPWQNYHLNDWMEERYRHIPGEYVRLTGYPCSWTFYHHLRDEILQEFTLHDHVREDAQKFLRGLQAKGVRRATFVGVHVRRGDYVRIMPQVWKGVVADRDYLRQALAWFRARHRSLVFVVTSDDMAWCRQNIDASRGDVVFAGNGLQGSPARDFALLTQCNHSVITVGTFGIWAAYLVGGDTVYLANFTLPGSPFRWIFKPQAAFLPEWVGIAADLGGAKENSRP, encoded by the exons ATGCCCAGGCCACGGAACGG atatttattgagctgcTACTATGTGCCATGGATGCCAGGAAGAGAGCAAGGAACAAGTAGGCAAAAACCCTGGGCTCATGGAACTCGTGTCCTCACGGAGCCGAGGCAGGCAATAAATAACGAATTAC GTGCAGCAGCCGGGGCCATGCTCAGCCTGGGGCAACATGGTGATCCTCAGAGGGACGgcctccccagctcccaggccCTTTCAGGGCCCAGGATGAACCAAATCCTACCCCCAGGCAAT GGACCCCATCCAGCCACACCACCCAGGACTGTGTGGGACATGAGGGATGTCACCCCAGGGGGGCCTGAAACCAGGCAGCCCAGAGCACGCTGGCCCAGGAGGCTCAAGACAG CCATCCTGGGATTCCGGGCCACCTGCCCTTCTGTCTCCACCATCTACTTCCTCTTCATCCTCTTGGTGGTGTCCACCATCTTCCACTGCCACCACCGCCTGGCCCTGGTGCCCGCCCCCTGGGCCTCAGGCCGCGTGGTCCTGCTCCCtggacccctgcccccagggggcATGTTCACCATCACGGCCAAAGGCCGCCTGGGGAACCAGATGGGCGAGTACGCCACCCTGTACGCCCTGGCCAAGATGAACGGGCGGCCGGCCTTTATCCCGGCCGAGATGCACAGCACGCTGGCCCCCATCTTCCGGATCAGCCTCCCGGTCCTGCACGGCAGCACGGCCGGCCGCATCCCCTGGCAGAACTACCACCTGAACGACTGGATGGAGGAGCGCTACCGCCACATCCCCGGGGAGTACGTGCGCCTCACCGGCTACCCCTGCTCCTGGACCTTCTACCACCACCTGCGAGACGAGATCCTGCAGGAGTTCACCTTGCACGACCACGTGAGGGAGGACGCCCAGAAGTTTCTAAGGGGCCTGCAGGCCAAGGGGGTCCGGCGAGCGACCTTCGTGGGCGTCCACGTGCGCCGAGGGGACTACGTGCGCATCATGCCGCAGGTGTGGAAGGGTGTGGTCGCCGACCGGGACTACCTGCGCCAGGCCCTGGCCTGGTTCCGGGCCCGCCACCGCTCCCTGGTCTTCGTGGTCACCAGCGACGACATGGCCTGGTGTCGGCAGAACATTGACGCCTCCCGGGGGGATGTGGTGTTCGCGGGCAATGGCCTTCAGGGCTCCCCGGCCAGGGACTTCGCGCTGCTCACTCAGTGTAACCACAGCGTTATCACCGTGGGCACGTTCGGGATCTGGGCTGCCTACCTAGTGGGCGGGGACACCGTCTACCTGGCCAATTTCACCCTGCCCGGCTCCCCCTTCCGCTGGATCTTCAAGCCCCAAGCAGCCTTCCTGCCAGAGTGGGTGGGCATCGCTGCTGACCTGGGCGGGGCCAAAGAGAACTCCAGGCCCTGA
- the NTN5 gene encoding netrin-5 gives MSMTFALLLLLGQAATADPCYHPGGRPRFCLPPVTRLAGMATSCPQACALSLGTDLSPRATCNGSLTLALGGPFLLTSVSLRFCTPGSPALVLSAAWAAGGPWRSLWRRPAWPGALGGPEKVTFRALPGPKSSVLVSHLRVEFGGRAGLVAAGVRGRCQCHGHAARCAARARPPRCRCRHHTAGPGCESCRPSHRDWPWRPATPWHPHPCLPCSCNQHARRCRFNSELFRLSGGRSGGVCERCRHHTAGRHCHYCRPGFWRDPSQPITSRKVCRACQCHPIGATGGICNQTSGQCPCKLGVTGLTCNRCGPGYQQSRSPRMPCQRIPEATTPLATTPSAYSSDPQCQNYCNVSDTRVHMSLRRYCQQDYVLRAQVLASEATGPAWQRLAVRVLAVYKQRARPVSRGSQDAWVPRADLVCGCLRLRPNTDYLLLGSAAGGPDPARLVLDRHGLALPWRPLWARPLRRLQLEERAGGCRGLRPPTPSPGPEPQTSEPELGASTAH, from the exons ATGTCCATGACCTTTGCACTCTTGCTCCTCCTGGGCCAGGCAGCCACCGCAGACCCATGTTACCATCCTGGTGGCCGTCCGCGCTTCTGCCTCCCACCAGTGACCCGGCTGGCTGGCATGGCGACCTCCTGTCCCCaggcctgtgctctctccctgggGACGGACCTCAGCCCCCGGGCCACCTGCAATGGCAGTCTAACCCTGGCCCTGGGTGGCCCCTTCCTCCTGACGTCTGTCAGCCTGCGCTTCTGCACCCCAGGATCCCCGGCCCTGGTCTTGTCTGCTGCCTGGGCTGCAGGAGGTCCCTGGAGATCGCTGTGGCGCAGACCCGCCTGGCCCGGGGCCTTGGGAGGCCCTGAGAAGGTGACCTTCCGAGCCTTGCCAGGCCCTAAATCCAGTGTCCTGGTCAGTCACCTCCGCGTGGAGTTCGGGGGCCGGGCGGGGCTGGTGGCGGCTGGAGTTCGGGGGCGCTGCCAATGCCATGGCCACGCAGCCCGCTGCGCCGCCCGCGCCCGGCCCCCCCGCTGTCGCTGCCGCCACCACACCGCCGGCCCCGGGTGCGAGAGCTGCCGCCCGTCCCATCGAGACTGGCCCTGGCGGCCTGCCACGCCCTGGCACCCCCACCCTTGCCTGC CCTGCTCCTGCAACCAGCATGCCCGACGCTGCAGGTTCAACTCGGAGCTCTTCCGGCTGTCCGGTGGCCGGAGTGGGGGCGTTTGTGAGAGGTGCCGCCACCACACGGCGGGGCGGCACTGCCACTACTGCCGGCCGGGGTTCTGGAGGGACCCCAGCCAGCCTATCACCAGCCGCAAGGTCTGCAGGG CCTGCCAGTGTCACCCGATCGGGGCCACGGGAGGCATCTGCAACCAGACCAGTGGGCAGTGCCCCTGCAAGTTAGGGGTCACCGGCCTCACATGCAACCGCTGTGGTCCCGGCTACCAGCAGAGCCGCTCTCCCCGGATGCCCTGCCAGC GAATTCCAGAGGCAACCACCCCCCTGGCTACTACCCCTAGTGCTTACAGCTCTG ACCCCCAATGTCAAAACTACTGCAATGTCTCGGACACCAGGGTACACATGAGCCTCCGGAGGTACTGTCAGCAAGACTACG TTCTCCGCGCGCAGGTGCTGGCGTCGGAGGCCACGGGCCCGGCGTGGCAGCGGCTGGCCGTGCGCGTGCTGGCCGTATACAAGCAGCGGGCGCGGCCCGTGTCCCGCGGCAgccaggacgcctgggtgcccCGCGCCGATCTGGTCTGCGGCTGCTTGCGGCTACGGCCCAACACCGACTACCTGCTGCTGGGCAGCGCAGCCGGCGGCCCTGACCCCGCGCGCCTGGTCCTCGACCGCCACGGCCTCGCGCTGCCCTGGAGGCCACTCTGGGCCCGGCCACTGCGGCGGCTGCAGCTGGAGGAGCGCGCCGGGGGCTGCCGTGGCCTgcggccccccaccccaagcccaggCCCCGAACCCCAAACCTCAGAGCCAGAGCTGGGTGCCTCCACAGCCCACTGA
- the LOC116578798 gene encoding galactoside 2-alpha-L-fucosyltransferase 2-like isoform X2, with protein sequence MLSLGQHGDPQRDGLPSSQALSGPRMNQILPPGNGPHPATPPRTVWDMRDVTPGGPETRQPRARWPRRLKTAILGFRATCPSVSTIYFLFILLVVSTIFHCHHRLALVPAPWASGRVVLLPGPLPPGGMFTITAKGRLGNQMGEYATLYALAKMNGRPAFIPAEMHSTLAPIFRISLPVLHGSTAGRIPWQNYHLNDWMEERYRHIPGEYVRLTGYPCSWTFYHHLRDEILQEFTLHDHVREDAQKFLRGLQAKGVRRATFVGVHVRRGDYVRIMPQVWKGVVADRDYLRQALAWFRARHRSLVFVVTSDDMAWCRQNIDASRGDVVFAGNGLQGSPARDFALLTQCNHSVITVGTFGIWAAYLVGGDTVYLANFTLPGSPFRWIFKPQAAFLPEWVGIAADLGGAKENSRP encoded by the exons ATGCTCAGCCTGGGGCAACATGGTGATCCTCAGAGGGACGgcctccccagctcccaggccCTTTCAGGGCCCAGGATGAACCAAATCCTACCCCCAGGCAAT GGACCCCATCCAGCCACACCACCCAGGACTGTGTGGGACATGAGGGATGTCACCCCAGGGGGGCCTGAAACCAGGCAGCCCAGAGCACGCTGGCCCAGGAGGCTCAAGACAG CCATCCTGGGATTCCGGGCCACCTGCCCTTCTGTCTCCACCATCTACTTCCTCTTCATCCTCTTGGTGGTGTCCACCATCTTCCACTGCCACCACCGCCTGGCCCTGGTGCCCGCCCCCTGGGCCTCAGGCCGCGTGGTCCTGCTCCCtggacccctgcccccagggggcATGTTCACCATCACGGCCAAAGGCCGCCTGGGGAACCAGATGGGCGAGTACGCCACCCTGTACGCCCTGGCCAAGATGAACGGGCGGCCGGCCTTTATCCCGGCCGAGATGCACAGCACGCTGGCCCCCATCTTCCGGATCAGCCTCCCGGTCCTGCACGGCAGCACGGCCGGCCGCATCCCCTGGCAGAACTACCACCTGAACGACTGGATGGAGGAGCGCTACCGCCACATCCCCGGGGAGTACGTGCGCCTCACCGGCTACCCCTGCTCCTGGACCTTCTACCACCACCTGCGAGACGAGATCCTGCAGGAGTTCACCTTGCACGACCACGTGAGGGAGGACGCCCAGAAGTTTCTAAGGGGCCTGCAGGCCAAGGGGGTCCGGCGAGCGACCTTCGTGGGCGTCCACGTGCGCCGAGGGGACTACGTGCGCATCATGCCGCAGGTGTGGAAGGGTGTGGTCGCCGACCGGGACTACCTGCGCCAGGCCCTGGCCTGGTTCCGGGCCCGCCACCGCTCCCTGGTCTTCGTGGTCACCAGCGACGACATGGCCTGGTGTCGGCAGAACATTGACGCCTCCCGGGGGGATGTGGTGTTCGCGGGCAATGGCCTTCAGGGCTCCCCGGCCAGGGACTTCGCGCTGCTCACTCAGTGTAACCACAGCGTTATCACCGTGGGCACGTTCGGGATCTGGGCTGCCTACCTAGTGGGCGGGGACACCGTCTACCTGGCCAATTTCACCCTGCCCGGCTCCCCCTTCCGCTGGATCTTCAAGCCCCAAGCAGCCTTCCTGCCAGAGTGGGTGGGCATCGCTGCTGACCTGGGCGGGGCCAAAGAGAACTCCAGGCCCTGA